The region TTTAATTGTAACATTGTTGTGTGTGTTTAGTTTTGAATCACTTTAAGTTTAGTTCCATTCACAAAAGCGTCGTGCGAAATAAAAAAAGTATTAAGTGATTTTTCGTTTAGCTCAATCGAATTGATTTTTCCACCATTATTTTCTTGTCTTTCAATGATGATGCTTTCTTTTTTATAATATCTTGGATCTAATTTAATTGTCACTCTATGAAACATTGGCGTTGTAATGGTATAAATTGGATCTCCCGGCGATATTGGATAAATTCCCATCATCGAATACACCAACCAAGCCGACATGGTTCCGGTATCATCATTTCCTGGTAATCCTTTTGGTTCATTTTTGAAATATTCGCGAACCAATTTCTTTACCATATCCTGAGCTTTATATTCTTCTCCTTTTACATAATTGAATAAATATGGATTGGCAATATCTGGTTCGTTTGCCATATCAAACTGTTTGCTATCGAAGATTTTCTGCAATTGTGCCGAAAATGGTATATCACCTCCCATTAATTTCTTCAATCCGACAATGTCGTGAGGAACCATAAAAGCGTATTGCCAAGCATTTCCTTCGATAAAGCCAACATTTTCTTCAAAATTGGCTCCTGAATTTGGATCAAATGGCTCGTACCATTTTCCGTCAGCTGTTCTTGGACGAAGCAGATTTAAGTTTTTATCAAATAATTTTCTGTAGGATAATGAACGTTCTTTAAAACGTTTTACATTGTCTTTGTCACCGAATTCGTTGGCCATAAGCGAAATAGAATAATCTGAAATATTGTATTCCTGAGTTGTAGAAACTGGGCCTTTATTGTCGGTTGTTAAATATCCTTTTTTGATATAATCTTTCAATCCAGGACGAAGCGGATTATTTTCAACATTATCTGCGCCTTTCAACATCGCATAATAGGCCTTATTAACATCATAATCACGAATTCCTCTCATATAAGTATCTGTAATTACAATACTTGCAGGGTCTCCAACCATGGTAAAAGTTTCAGTCGAATTCAATTCCCATTTTGGTAACCAGCCGTTTTCATCGAACATATCCAACATACTTTTTACCATATCCGATTGCTGTTTTGGATAAACCAAAGACATTAAAGGATGGACATTTCTATACGTGTCCCACAAAGAAAATACGGTATAACGAGTATCTTTGGTTTTAGCAATTTTAGTTCTTTTGATTACAGGATATTCTCCGTTAATATCATTTAAAATATTTGGATGAATTAAAGTGTGATACAAAGCCGTGTAGAAAATCGTGTTATCTTCTTTTGTACCGCCTTCAACCAAAATTTTAGAAAGCTCTTCGTTCCATTCGTTATAGGTTTCTTTGTAAATTGCATCAAAAGTTCTGTTGCCTACTTCTTTTGCTAAGTTTTCACGGGCATTTTCGATACTTACGTACGAAATTCCGATCTTCACTTCAACCGTTTCTTGTTTATCGAATTTATAGGTAAAATAACTTCCAATACTATCCCCCACAACGGTTTTGATTGTATTTTCCATCATTCTTGCTTTTCCGTTGTAGCCCATCCATTGTGCTTCGACACCGTTGTATTTCGTAGGTTTTTTCCAAACTCCAAATTTATCGGCAGGTTTAGAAAATTGAGCCACAAAATAAACTGGGTAAGCATCTTCCGGACTGTTGTAACAAAATGAACCAACTGAACGCATTCCTTCAATTTCTGTAGCAGACACGACTTTTATCATCGCGCCTTCTTCATTTGTTAATCCTAAACCAAGATTTAATAAAATATTAGATTGCCCTTTCGGGAAAGTGAATCTGCTAATCCCAACTCGTTTTGAAGCGGTGAATTCGCCTTTTACTTTGTATTTATCGATGTTTACGCTATAATAAGCAGCTTTTGCAACTTCATTTGAATAAGTAGATCCGTATTTTAAATGATCGATTTCTACATTTCCAGTTGTTGGCATCAATAAAATAACACCTAATTCCGGACAGCCAACTCCGCTTAAATTCACCTGACTAAAACCAGTCAAAAATTTGTTTTCATTGACATAAGGATTCGAAAGCCACTGACTGTCTTTTTCCATTGGAGTATTTTTAACTCCCGCCACATTAAACGGACTAATACTTGCCATTCCGCGCGGAGCAATTGGCCCCGGATATGCTGCCCCATAATTGGAAGTTCCAATAAACGGATTGACGAAATCAGCAGGTTCCTGCGCAAAAATTGTAATGCTAAAAAACAGCATGTATAGAATACATGCTGTTTTCATTTTATTTTTAATATTTAAAACCATAGGCTTCATTTTTATCTGTTGATCGCTTCAATTTTTAAAGTCCAAGCTTCTTTTGCAGGAAGATTATTTCTTAAGCTTTCCGGAATAATTACTTTAAATCCGTTTCCTTCTTTTGTCCATTTTAAAGACGTTTTAGAACCTAACAATGTAATTTTTGTTCCTTTTTTAGGACTGATAGCTTTTACAGTAACTTCAGCAGGAATTTTATCTTCTCCTTCTTTAGCTAAATAAAATGCAAATACGTTACCTCCTTTATTTTGTGTGAAACAAACATTTTCCTCTTTGTAAGGCTCGATTGGTTTTGTATTGTAAATTGCCGTGCTGTTTACTTTCATCCAATCTCCGTAAGCTTGTAATAAATCGTAAGCACCTTTATCCCATTCTCCTTCCGGACTTGGAGCAACGTTTAATAATAAGTTTCCGCCTTTTGCTACAATATCAATCAACAAATGAATTCCTTGTCTCCCTGTCATGTATTGAGCACCTGGAGAATAAGACCATCCACCACCAGCTGGAATACAAGATTCCCAAGGATAAGGCAAAGTTTTAGCAGGAACACGTCCTTCCGGAGTTAAGTAGTTTTGGTTTTTACCATGAACCGCTCTGTCAACCACAATCAAACCTGGTTGTTTTTGACGTGCTTTTACAACCAATTCATCCATTTTCGGATCTTGATCT is a window of Flavobacterium crocinum DNA encoding:
- a CDS encoding GH92 family glycosyl hydrolase, which produces MKTACILYMLFFSITIFAQEPADFVNPFIGTSNYGAAYPGPIAPRGMASISPFNVAGVKNTPMEKDSQWLSNPYVNENKFLTGFSQVNLSGVGCPELGVILLMPTTGNVEIDHLKYGSTYSNEVAKAAYYSVNIDKYKVKGEFTASKRVGISRFTFPKGQSNILLNLGLGLTNEEGAMIKVVSATEIEGMRSVGSFCYNSPEDAYPVYFVAQFSKPADKFGVWKKPTKYNGVEAQWMGYNGKARMMENTIKTVVGDSIGSYFTYKFDKQETVEVKIGISYVSIENARENLAKEVGNRTFDAIYKETYNEWNEELSKILVEGGTKEDNTIFYTALYHTLIHPNILNDINGEYPVIKRTKIAKTKDTRYTVFSLWDTYRNVHPLMSLVYPKQQSDMVKSMLDMFDENGWLPKWELNSTETFTMVGDPASIVITDTYMRGIRDYDVNKAYYAMLKGADNVENNPLRPGLKDYIKKGYLTTDNKGPVSTTQEYNISDYSISLMANEFGDKDNVKRFKERSLSYRKLFDKNLNLLRPRTADGKWYEPFDPNSGANFEENVGFIEGNAWQYAFMVPHDIVGLKKLMGGDIPFSAQLQKIFDSKQFDMANEPDIANPYLFNYVKGEEYKAQDMVKKLVREYFKNEPKGLPGNDDTGTMSAWLVYSMMGIYPISPGDPIYTITTPMFHRVTIKLDPRYYKKESIIIERQENNGGKINSIELNEKSLNTFFISHDAFVNGTKLKVIQN